A genomic region of Trifolium pratense cultivar HEN17-A07 linkage group LG3, ARS_RC_1.1, whole genome shotgun sequence contains the following coding sequences:
- the LOC123912691 gene encoding subtilisin-like protease SBT3.7, whose protein sequence is MSLESSLMSSLLLNADFPGVVRVIPNKILSLHTTRSWDFLRLKQDIVTGVLSRSQSGRSTIIGIIDSGIWPESDSFRDDHMDNPPPRLRGICQVGESFDASHCNRLIQNLFLV, encoded by the exons ATGTCTTTAGAAAGTTCTCTGATGTCTTCACTTCTTTTAAATGCAGATTTCCCTGGTGTTGTCCGCGTGATTCCTAATAAAATTCTTAGTCTTCACACAACAAGAAGTTGGGATTTTTTGCGCCTAAAGCAAGATATAGTAACTGGTGTTCTTTCTAGGTCTCAATCTGGAAGAAGCACCATCATTGGCATCATAGACAGTG GTATTTGGCCCGAGTCTGATAGCTTTAGAGATGATCACATGGATAATCCTCCTCCTCGTTTGCGTGGTATATGTCAAGTAGGAGAAAGTTTTGATGCCTCTCACTGTAATAGGTTGATTCAAAATTTATTTCTAGTTTAG